Proteins encoded in a region of the Armatimonadota bacterium genome:
- a CDS encoding kelch repeat-containing protein has protein sequence MRLSVRLAALFLLPVSAAAAASASGAGRWDRRAPMLTERTEVAGAALDDRIYIAGGLGPGGATDAVEEYDVSADTWRTRAPLPARLHHAAAVVVGSRLYVVGGFDPAWRPVVSVFEYDPAADRWRRRAPLPTPRGALAAAVVEGLIVAVGGVGPEGDVAVTEIYDPGRDRWARRTPMSAARDHLGAASVGGKIYVFGGRVGGRNLPISEVYDPSIDR, from the coding sequence ATGCGCCTCTCCGTCCGCCTGGCCGCCCTCTTCCTGCTCCCGGTATCCGCAGCGGCGGCGGCCTCCGCTTCCGGGGCCGGGCGATGGGACCGGCGCGCGCCGATGCTGACCGAGCGCACCGAGGTCGCCGGCGCCGCCCTCGACGACCGCATCTACATCGCGGGCGGGCTGGGTCCCGGAGGCGCGACCGACGCCGTGGAGGAGTACGACGTCTCGGCGGACACCTGGCGGACCCGGGCGCCGCTGCCGGCGCGGCTTCACCATGCGGCGGCGGTGGTGGTGGGGAGCCGGCTGTACGTGGTGGGCGGATTCGACCCGGCGTGGAGGCCGGTGGTCTCTGTTTTCGAATACGACCCGGCAGCGGACCGCTGGCGGCGGCGGGCGCCCCTGCCCACTCCCCGCGGGGCGCTGGCCGCCGCGGTGGTGGAGGGCCTGATCGTGGCCGTCGGCGGGGTGGGCCCGGAGGGAGACGTGGCGGTGACCGAGATCTACGACCCGGGGCGGGACCGGTGGGCCCGCCGAACGCCGATGAGCGCGGCCCGCGACCACCTGGGGGCGGCGAGCGTCGGGGGGAAGATCTACGTCTTCGGCGGACGCGTGGGAGGGCGCAACCTTCCGATCAGTGAGGTCTACGACCCCTCCATCGACCG
- a CDS encoding GAF domain-containing protein, with protein MTRSVHSASRTGSRSGRRTVSSHLHLLAALARRLNALTDLNEIVQTGLALTRELVGAPTGWITLVDRSGRFTLAVAHGLRSDLAANDAAALRWAPCRCQRMLLAGDLRQAVTVVACERLRRLARGQSPGARSRAPEFRHISIPLRAGDERLGILNLLLPWRVRRVGDPDLTALTSAGQMLGAAIHRARLYEQARAQRAAEHTTLADLSAHILAAEHPQDVMDLAVQTAAAALRAPLVGVRLADDGGRWLVLHAGCGWPADCVGTHRVPIAGRVGLSGHVFRTRTPLVVPDIRTYPHLRPRMLIARLGMRSAVAVPMVAGDRVIGTMSAASPEVGRFTADDARLLSLIANYAALALHRVDVMQSLRRRVAELDLLHAVGAASTRASGLDETLRAIIREIKDRLGYEHLWIMLVENGRLRVRATDETTRSPILELPLGEGITGWVARHGEPVLAPDAPGDPRYVPGIPDTRSELCVPLRVDGRVIGVINAESPRPQAFSPEDLRVLTTVAGEVAVLIERTRLVDELARRVRDLSALAHASEALRGTDTQEDLAAKVTEQAARLADADVAMLCMADPDRREIEVIASWGLPDAAGRHHGVGDGISGHVLRTGHSYRCMRLESDPQVAHRDLVAGLGPAVCLPLRTTAGTVVGTVLVARALRAGSARPFDQDDERLLGTLAEIAANALARVRTHQALEESYVQLALALANAVDARDAYTAEHSRRLAELAVATGRVLGCDEATLQVLRWGALLHDIGKIAIPDAILRKPGPLTADEWDVVRRHPDVGAQIVAPVRSLQPVIPIIRHHQERWDGSGYPDGLRGDAIPLAARILAAADAYVAMTDARPYRPARSHHEAVAELRRHAGSQFDPAVIEALCRVLAEEMPPASGSVATPGPPLVRCRTGGGGMDGDRNR; from the coding sequence GTGACACGCAGCGTTCACAGTGCATCCAGAACCGGCAGCCGGTCGGGCCGCCGCACTGTGTCCTCCCACCTGCACCTTCTCGCGGCGCTCGCCCGCCGGCTCAACGCCCTGACGGACCTGAACGAGATCGTGCAGACCGGCCTGGCCCTCACCCGGGAACTGGTGGGAGCACCCACGGGGTGGATCACCCTGGTGGATAGATCCGGCCGGTTTACCCTCGCCGTCGCCCACGGCCTTCGGTCCGACCTGGCCGCCAATGATGCCGCGGCCCTCCGCTGGGCACCGTGCCGGTGCCAGCGCATGCTGCTCGCCGGCGACCTCCGGCAGGCGGTCACGGTGGTCGCATGCGAACGCCTCCGGCGCCTGGCCCGGGGCCAGTCCCCAGGCGCGCGCTCGCGTGCACCCGAGTTCCGCCACATCAGTATCCCCCTCCGGGCCGGCGACGAACGGCTGGGCATCCTCAACCTTCTCCTGCCTTGGCGCGTGCGCCGGGTGGGCGACCCGGACCTCACCGCCCTGACCTCGGCCGGACAGATGCTCGGCGCAGCGATTCACCGCGCCCGCCTGTACGAGCAGGCGCGCGCCCAGCGCGCAGCCGAGCACACGACACTGGCCGACCTCTCGGCGCATATCCTGGCCGCCGAGCACCCTCAAGATGTGATGGATCTGGCCGTCCAGACAGCCGCCGCGGCGCTGAGGGCACCGCTGGTGGGCGTGCGGCTGGCCGACGACGGCGGCCGATGGCTTGTGCTGCACGCCGGCTGTGGATGGCCGGCCGACTGCGTCGGCACCCACCGCGTCCCGATCGCCGGCCGAGTGGGGCTGTCGGGGCACGTGTTCCGCACGCGCACCCCTCTGGTGGTCCCTGACATTCGGACATACCCGCACCTCCGCCCGCGGATGCTGATTGCCCGGCTGGGGATGCGCAGCGCTGTGGCCGTCCCCATGGTCGCCGGCGACCGGGTGATCGGCACCATGTCCGCCGCCTCTCCCGAGGTGGGCCGGTTCACCGCCGACGACGCCCGCCTGCTATCCCTCATCGCCAACTACGCCGCCCTGGCGCTGCACCGGGTGGATGTCATGCAGTCGTTGCGTCGCCGCGTCGCCGAGCTTGACCTGCTGCACGCCGTCGGCGCCGCCAGCACCCGGGCCTCGGGCCTGGACGAGACACTTCGGGCCATCATTCGGGAAATCAAGGACAGGTTGGGGTACGAACACCTGTGGATCATGCTGGTGGAAAACGGCCGCCTGCGGGTGCGGGCCACCGACGAGACCACTCGGAGCCCGATCCTCGAGCTTCCCCTCGGGGAAGGCATCACAGGGTGGGTCGCCCGGCACGGCGAACCCGTCCTGGCCCCCGACGCCCCCGGCGATCCCCGCTACGTGCCGGGAATCCCCGACACCCGGTCGGAACTCTGCGTCCCCCTCCGCGTGGACGGTCGGGTCATCGGCGTGATCAATGCCGAGAGCCCCCGCCCCCAGGCGTTCTCCCCGGAAGACCTGCGGGTCCTCACCACCGTGGCCGGAGAGGTAGCCGTCCTCATCGAGCGCACGCGTCTTGTGGACGAACTGGCCCGACGCGTGCGAGACCTCTCCGCCCTCGCCCACGCCAGCGAGGCCCTGCGGGGGACCGACACGCAGGAGGACCTGGCGGCCAAGGTGACCGAGCAGGCGGCGCGTCTGGCCGATGCCGATGTGGCGATGCTGTGCATGGCCGACCCCGACCGCCGGGAGATTGAGGTGATCGCCTCCTGGGGCCTGCCGGACGCCGCGGGCCGCCACCACGGAGTCGGGGACGGAATTTCCGGACACGTGCTGCGTACCGGGCACAGTTACCGCTGCATGCGCCTGGAGTCTGACCCGCAGGTCGCTCACCGGGACCTGGTCGCGGGGCTGGGGCCGGCGGTGTGCCTGCCCCTGCGCACCACCGCGGGCACCGTGGTGGGCACCGTGCTTGTGGCGCGCGCGCTGCGGGCGGGCTCAGCCCGTCCCTTCGACCAGGATGACGAGCGGCTGCTGGGCACGCTGGCCGAGATCGCGGCCAACGCCCTGGCGCGGGTGCGGACCCACCAGGCCCTGGAGGAGTCGTACGTGCAGCTCGCCCTGGCCCTGGCCAACGCCGTCGACGCCCGCGACGCCTACACCGCCGAGCACAGCCGCCGCCTGGCCGAGCTGGCGGTGGCCACCGGCCGGGTCCTGGGGTGCGACGAGGCCACGCTGCAGGTGCTGCGCTGGGGTGCCCTGCTGCATGACATCGGCAAGATCGCCATCCCCGACGCCATCCTGCGCAAACCTGGTCCGCTGACCGCCGACGAGTGGGACGTGGTACGCCGCCACCCGGACGTGGGCGCCCAGATCGTGGCACCGGTGCGGAGTCTGCAGCCCGTCATTCCCATCATCCGGCACCACCAGGAGCGCTGGGATGGGTCGGGGTACCCCGACGGCCTCCGGGGAGATGCCATCCCCCTGGCCGCCCGCATCCTGGCCGCTGCCGACGCCTACGTGGCCATGACGGACGCACGCCCGTACCGGCCGGCCCGTTCCCACCACGAGGCCGTGGCCGAACTGCGGCGCCACGCCGGCAGCCAGTTCGACCCCGCGGTGATCGAGGCGCTGTGTCGGGTGCTGGCGGAAGAGATGCCGCCTGCCTCGGGCTCCGTCGCCACCCCCGGGCCGCCCCTCGTCCGGTGCAGGACCGGCGGCGGGGGGATGGACGGCGACAGGAACCGGTGA
- a CDS encoding MBL fold metallo-hydrolase gives MTPRLILLGTGGALQTAARDNTALALVIEDRAVLVDCPGSACRKLLQGGVDPLRLAAVVITHLHTDHVYGLPSLVHNLWLLARGRQLTPVPIYVPEQGVEPLRRLLAALDLDRRGTFLEYRPLPGDPGTVFWEYHGHRLASHPVDHGPETFAIRWETPAGLRLVYSSDTRPLEALAQFGRGASYLVHDATYAEDEADRARVGGHSTPAEAGRVATLAGARRLVLVHLGEQATPARWIAEASTTFTGPIDVPEDGAVYPLG, from the coding sequence ATGACCCCGCGTCTGATTCTCCTGGGCACCGGCGGAGCGCTTCAGACGGCCGCACGGGATAATACCGCCCTTGCACTCGTGATCGAAGATCGGGCAGTTCTCGTGGACTGTCCGGGTAGCGCCTGCCGGAAGCTGCTGCAGGGAGGAGTGGACCCCCTTCGGCTGGCAGCAGTAGTCATCACCCATCTCCACACCGACCACGTCTACGGACTCCCGTCCCTCGTCCACAACCTGTGGCTGTTGGCCCGCGGCCGACAGCTAACGCCGGTTCCGATCTACGTGCCCGAACAGGGCGTGGAACCTCTGCGCCGTCTCCTGGCAGCCCTGGACCTGGACCGACGGGGGACGTTCTTAGAGTACCGTCCGCTCCCCGGAGATCCCGGTACGGTGTTCTGGGAATACCACGGTCACCGTCTCGCATCCCATCCGGTCGACCATGGTCCCGAGACTTTCGCAATTCGGTGGGAGACGCCAGCCGGTCTCCGCCTCGTCTACTCCTCGGATACCCGCCCTCTCGAAGCGCTTGCCCAGTTCGGCAGGGGGGCCTCCTACCTGGTGCACGACGCCACGTATGCGGAAGACGAAGCCGACCGGGCGCGAGTGGGAGGACATTCTACCCCGGCCGAGGCCGGCCGGGTCGCCACCCTCGCGGGCGCCCGTCGTCTGGTGTTGGTGCACCTGGGAGAGCAGGCAACCCCTGCCCGGTGGATAGCCGAGGCATCAACGACCTTCACCGGTCCAATTGACGTTCCCGAGGACGGGGCGGTGTACCCGCTAGGGTAG
- a CDS encoding tripartite tricarboxylate transporter permease, which produces MEPLLKGLAFVLQPTTLLWIVAGDIVGIFVGALPGLTATMALALFLPLTIHLDSLTGIALMLGLYFGAVTGASIPAILFGIPGNPNAIATVLDGLPMARKGQAGVALGGAVIASLIGGLVSTAALLAASPALARFSLLFGPAEYFALAVASLTIIASVSGRSLLKGVVMGALGVLLSTVGIDTVTGIQRFTFGNPFLATGIGLVPVLIGMFGITQALEDAGRPGGAVQVVTRHLGRLFPRLGQLRRMWRILLESSWIGTLVGILPGAGASVAVMLAYERAKQLSERPDEFGTGRLEGVMAPEVANNACIGGGLIPTLTLALPGESAAVPILAALVLHGITPGPLLFSFQPHFIYAVVFAMIVANLTTCLFQLVGIRLFVKALSIPPPLLTPLIIVLSIVGAYALNGYLFDAAVAVVAGLSGFVLRRAGYPLIPLILGLVLGGMLESEFRRAMIITGGDPSVFITRPLSALLLAAGVMFLARQLMHARRAKGEMA; this is translated from the coding sequence ATGGAGCCTCTGCTAAAGGGCCTGGCCTTCGTCCTGCAGCCCACAACCCTGCTGTGGATCGTCGCGGGAGATATCGTCGGCATCTTCGTGGGCGCCCTTCCGGGATTGACGGCCACCATGGCTCTGGCCCTATTTCTCCCCCTTACGATTCACCTCGACAGCCTGACGGGAATCGCCCTGATGCTGGGGCTGTACTTCGGGGCCGTTACGGGGGCCTCGATCCCGGCCATCCTGTTCGGGATCCCCGGCAACCCCAACGCTATCGCCACCGTGCTGGACGGACTACCGATGGCCCGCAAAGGCCAGGCGGGTGTGGCCCTGGGCGGGGCTGTGATCGCGTCGCTCATCGGGGGGCTTGTCAGCACTGCAGCGCTACTGGCCGCCTCGCCGGCGCTCGCCCGCTTCTCGTTGCTCTTTGGACCCGCGGAGTACTTTGCCCTGGCGGTGGCGAGCCTGACCATCATCGCCAGCGTCTCGGGCCGGTCGCTTCTGAAGGGTGTCGTCATGGGTGCGCTGGGAGTGCTGCTGTCCACGGTGGGCATCGATACCGTGACCGGTATACAGCGTTTTACTTTCGGCAACCCCTTTCTGGCCACCGGGATCGGGTTAGTGCCGGTACTGATCGGCATGTTCGGTATTACCCAGGCGTTGGAGGACGCCGGTCGGCCCGGCGGGGCTGTGCAGGTGGTCACCCGGCACCTGGGCCGCCTCTTTCCCCGCTTGGGGCAGCTGCGTCGAATGTGGCGGATCCTGCTGGAGTCCAGCTGGATCGGTACCCTGGTGGGCATCCTCCCCGGGGCGGGGGCCAGCGTGGCCGTGATGCTCGCCTACGAACGGGCAAAACAGCTCTCCGAGCGGCCCGACGAGTTTGGCACGGGCAGGCTGGAGGGGGTGATGGCCCCTGAAGTGGCCAACAACGCGTGCATCGGCGGAGGCCTCATCCCCACCCTCACCCTGGCCCTTCCGGGTGAGTCGGCGGCAGTCCCCATCCTGGCGGCCCTGGTTTTACACGGGATCACTCCGGGCCCTCTGTTGTTCTCCTTTCAGCCTCACTTCATTTACGCCGTGGTCTTCGCCATGATCGTGGCCAACCTCACCACCTGTCTCTTTCAGCTGGTGGGCATCCGACTCTTTGTCAAGGCGCTGAGCATCCCCCCGCCGCTGCTGACGCCGCTGATCATCGTTCTGTCAATCGTCGGTGCATATGCCCTCAACGGATATCTGTTTGACGCCGCCGTCGCTGTGGTGGCCGGGCTGTCCGGGTTCGTCTTACGGCGGGCGGGATACCCGCTGATCCCGCTTATCCTGGGCCTGGTCCTGGGGGGGATGCTCGAATCCGAATTCCGGCGCGCCATGATTATCACCGGCGGCGACCCCTCCGTGTTCATCACCCGTCCGCTGTCGGCGCTCTTGCTGGCGGCCGGAGTCATGTTTCTCGCCCGACAGCTCATGCATGCCCGGCGGGCGAAGGGAGAGATGGCGTAG
- a CDS encoding tripartite tricarboxylate transporter substrate binding protein: MTALALVILLASHAVSAPTWPAGRAVTIVVPFAAGGGTDIIARQLQRAMQRFLDAPIVIRNVPGAGSGIGTNEVLRAQPDGHTLLLSGTHTITASLQGLTTGSVFQLDHIASLNWDAFVIGVLDTSPYRTLGDLIEAGKREPGKITIGHAGVGALTHLTAEALNRSAGNPWTVVPFEGGARLIAGVLGGVVAAGVFSQSEVIGQTGRLRPLAVTSRSRSPLFPQTPTLEELGFKGIPQGSFRAISGPKGIPMDTRRAIAAAVGRAMNDPDWIAFSRQNGLVKHYLTNEELERYFGVLTLELSKLLRQVGLIK; the protein is encoded by the coding sequence ATGACTGCTCTGGCGCTCGTGATACTGCTTGCGTCTCACGCCGTCAGCGCACCGACGTGGCCCGCAGGACGTGCTGTCACAATTGTGGTCCCGTTCGCAGCCGGTGGGGGTACGGACATAATCGCCCGGCAGCTCCAGCGGGCGATGCAACGGTTTCTGGACGCTCCCATCGTCATCCGCAACGTCCCCGGTGCGGGAAGCGGCATCGGGACCAATGAGGTGTTGCGCGCCCAGCCCGATGGGCACACCCTGCTGCTATCGGGAACCCACACCATTACGGCGTCTCTGCAGGGACTCACCACCGGATCGGTGTTCCAGCTCGACCACATTGCCAGCCTGAACTGGGACGCTTTCGTGATCGGGGTCCTGGATACTTCACCCTACAGGACCCTCGGAGATCTCATCGAAGCGGGCAAGAGAGAACCAGGAAAGATTACCATCGGCCATGCTGGCGTGGGAGCCCTCACGCACCTCACCGCGGAAGCGCTCAACCGGTCCGCAGGGAACCCGTGGACGGTCGTTCCCTTCGAGGGTGGGGCCCGACTGATCGCGGGCGTTCTCGGAGGCGTGGTCGCCGCTGGGGTCTTCTCCCAGTCCGAGGTCATAGGTCAGACTGGCCGTTTGCGGCCCCTGGCCGTCACCAGTCGGAGCCGTTCGCCGCTGTTCCCCCAGACCCCCACGCTTGAGGAACTGGGGTTCAAAGGCATTCCCCAGGGAAGCTTCCGCGCCATCAGCGGACCGAAGGGGATTCCCATGGACACCCGCCGCGCCATTGCGGCGGCTGTGGGACGGGCGATGAATGACCCCGACTGGATCGCGTTCAGCCGGCAAAACGGCCTCGTCAAGCACTATCTCACCAACGAGGAGCTGGAACGGTATTTCGGTGTTTTGACGCTGGAGTTGTCCAAACTCCTCCGCCAGGTTGGGCTGATCAAGTGA
- a CDS encoding glucose 1-dehydrogenase, with protein sequence MRLQGKVAVVTGAASGIGLAIARRFAAEGAKVVAGDINATRLDEAVASIRAGGGAITGVHGNIADRQAAEALVDLAVDTYGRIDVLVNNAGIMDFMQGVGELDDDVWRRVLAVNLDGPMFTMRRAVPRMVQQGGGSIINISSTAGIEGGAAGAAYTASKHALVGLTRNTAWMYALKGVRCNAICPGATRTNIAESMIPERMDPAGSARAQAYAALIPAILEPEDIAALALFLASDESRQINGAIIPADAGWTAA encoded by the coding sequence ATGAGGCTGCAGGGGAAGGTGGCTGTGGTCACGGGAGCGGCGTCGGGCATCGGTCTGGCCATCGCCCGGCGCTTCGCCGCCGAAGGGGCGAAGGTGGTGGCTGGAGATATCAATGCCACCCGCCTGGACGAGGCGGTCGCGTCCATCCGGGCCGGCGGGGGGGCCATCACCGGCGTCCACGGCAACATCGCCGACCGGCAGGCGGCGGAGGCGCTGGTGGATCTCGCGGTTGACACCTACGGCCGCATCGACGTGCTGGTCAACAACGCGGGCATCATGGACTTCATGCAGGGCGTGGGGGAGCTGGACGACGACGTCTGGCGGAGGGTGCTGGCTGTCAACCTTGACGGGCCCATGTTCACCATGCGCCGGGCCGTCCCCCGGATGGTCCAGCAGGGCGGCGGGTCCATCATCAACATCTCGTCCACGGCCGGGATCGAGGGCGGCGCCGCGGGAGCGGCATACACGGCCTCCAAGCACGCGCTGGTGGGGCTGACCCGGAACACGGCCTGGATGTACGCGCTGAAGGGCGTCCGGTGCAACGCCATCTGCCCGGGTGCCACCCGGACCAACATCGCCGAATCCATGATCCCCGAACGCATGGACCCGGCCGGTTCGGCGCGCGCCCAGGCGTATGCGGCGCTGATCCCCGCCATCCTGGAGCCCGAGGACATCGCCGCGCTGGCACTGTTTCTGGCATCGGACGAGTCGCGGCAGATCAACGGAGCCATCATCCCCGCCGACGCGGGGTGGACCGCTGCATAG
- a CDS encoding DinB family protein: MEDIGRERFVEAVEALLEEIHVGPPDPRSTWVVSNEPASGVLGTLEAISAGAASRPPAPGMNTIAAHAAHLRYALDLAARALAGEDAYASADWAGSWRTQVVTAPEWHRLRADLRQAHRQLLQAIRDRQDWSDRDTLWGVLALVGHGGYHLGAIRQIARLLRESPPPGEGPSR, encoded by the coding sequence ATGGAGGATATCGGTCGCGAGCGGTTCGTGGAGGCGGTGGAAGCCCTCCTGGAAGAGATCCACGTGGGGCCGCCCGACCCAAGGTCCACGTGGGTGGTGAGCAACGAGCCTGCATCGGGCGTGCTGGGCACGCTGGAGGCGATCTCCGCCGGGGCGGCGTCCCGTCCGCCGGCTCCGGGCATGAACACCATCGCCGCCCACGCCGCGCACCTGCGGTACGCGCTGGACCTGGCCGCCCGCGCCCTGGCCGGCGAGGACGCGTATGCCTCCGCCGACTGGGCCGGCAGCTGGCGGACGCAGGTGGTGACCGCCCCCGAGTGGCACCGGCTGCGCGCCGACCTGCGGCAGGCGCACCGCCAACTCCTGCAGGCCATCCGCGACCGGCAGGACTGGTCGGACCGCGACACCCTGTGGGGCGTGCTGGCGCTGGTGGGCCACGGGGGGTATCATCTGGGAGCCATCCGCCAGATCGCCCGGCTGCTGAGGGAGTCACCCCCTCCTGGCGAGGGGCCATCTCGATGA
- a CDS encoding DnaB-like helicase C-terminal domain-containing protein, with the protein MEEVAVIEKRLLSGFLRDRYLLGRALEAGFRPDLMPHALGRTLAKVLGDIYAQKEMPLEPLTVRGLLGERGVLSPEMRKFLDAVEATPEPDAAQVMAYVDILKARAARLRLVEVNTAITTYLEEDRAERDVVDFVGQIIPALLEIQQQRMARNTPAAGEVGSRIVQEILEGRSGSTLGYDLSPFDRLSEALSGLRRGFYYGLAGAPRRGKTNFALELAATVAGRYRIPVLYYSWEQTSRVLFARLLAKESLVNPAALLSAESRAPSIRGRVKDAWARLEKQLGTLYLFEAGRQDTVERIKARAHNLMHAYQTDECVIFIDYLQRVPLEENVHDEKARTDLISAKLADLSLELNVPVFAISPLDKEGCRLDEKPHEEVSEFARPTMHHCVGSGDLEYDLDVAMVLSKDWVATKNLEDLLRTEAKAGRTDSELIPKIDILDLHLDKNRDAPETIASTVQYAFFVTLNKFVEIGYKTSDEFSAGFRDFAKMQAILERLREGGLLTAL; encoded by the coding sequence GTGGAAGAAGTCGCCGTCATCGAAAAGCGCCTCCTCAGCGGGTTCCTCCGGGATCGCTACCTGCTCGGCCGCGCCCTGGAGGCGGGGTTCCGCCCGGACCTGATGCCTCACGCCCTCGGCCGCACCCTGGCCAAGGTCCTTGGCGACATCTATGCCCAGAAGGAAATGCCCCTGGAGCCCCTGACGGTGCGGGGCCTGCTCGGGGAGCGCGGAGTCCTCTCCCCCGAGATGCGCAAATTCCTGGACGCGGTGGAGGCCACGCCCGAGCCCGACGCCGCCCAGGTCATGGCCTACGTGGACATCCTCAAAGCGCGGGCCGCCCGCCTGCGGCTGGTGGAGGTCAACACGGCCATCACCACCTATCTCGAGGAGGACCGGGCCGAGCGGGACGTGGTGGACTTCGTCGGGCAGATCATCCCCGCCCTGCTGGAGATCCAGCAGCAGCGCATGGCCCGCAACACGCCCGCCGCCGGGGAGGTGGGGTCCCGCATCGTCCAGGAAATCCTCGAGGGCCGGTCCGGCTCGACCCTGGGCTACGATCTGTCGCCGTTTGACCGCCTCAGCGAAGCGCTGTCGGGGTTGCGGCGAGGCTTCTACTACGGGCTGGCGGGGGCGCCTCGCCGGGGCAAGACCAACTTCGCCCTGGAACTGGCCGCCACCGTGGCCGGGCGCTACCGCATCCCGGTCCTGTATTACTCGTGGGAGCAGACCAGCCGGGTGCTGTTCGCGCGGCTGCTGGCCAAGGAATCCCTGGTCAACCCGGCGGCGCTGCTGTCCGCCGAATCCCGCGCCCCCTCGATCCGGGGCCGGGTCAAGGACGCCTGGGCCCGGCTGGAGAAGCAGCTGGGCACCCTGTACCTGTTCGAGGCCGGCCGCCAGGACACGGTGGAGCGGATCAAGGCCCGCGCCCACAACCTCATGCACGCCTACCAGACCGACGAGTGCGTCATCTTCATCGACTACCTGCAGCGGGTGCCCCTGGAGGAGAATGTCCACGACGAGAAGGCGCGCACCGACCTCATCTCCGCCAAGCTGGCGGACCTCAGCCTGGAGCTGAACGTGCCGGTGTTCGCCATCTCGCCGCTGGACAAAGAGGGCTGCCGGCTGGACGAGAAGCCCCACGAGGAAGTCTCCGAGTTTGCCCGCCCCACCATGCACCACTGCGTGGGCTCCGGCGACCTGGAGTACGACCTGGACGTGGCCATGGTCCTCAGCAAGGACTGGGTGGCCACGAAGAACCTGGAGGACCTGCTGCGCACCGAGGCCAAGGCCGGCCGGACCGACAGCGAGCTGATTCCCAAGATCGACATCCTGGACCTGCACCTGGACAAGAACCGGGACGCCCCGGAGACGATAGCCAGCACCGTCCAGTACGCCTTCTTCGTGACCCTGAACAAGTTCGTCGAGATCGGGTACAAGACCAGCGACGAGTTCAGCGCCGGCTTCCGGGACTTCGCCAAGATGCAGGCGATCCTCGAGCGCCTGCGGGAGGGCGGGCTGCTGACGGCCCTGTAG
- a CDS encoding YbaK/EbsC family protein, with amino-acid sequence MTCRERLEQYFRENGVRYELSTHPEVYTAQEVAAVQHVPGRLVAKVVMAMVDGSLVALVLPAPNRVDFARLKAALGAREARLAREQEFAHVFPDCEVGAMPPFGNLYNVPVVVDRQLTEDPYIVFNAGTHRETMKIAYADFARLASPQVADFSLKP; translated from the coding sequence ATGACGTGCCGCGAGCGCCTGGAGCAGTACTTCCGGGAGAACGGCGTCCGCTACGAGCTCTCCACCCACCCGGAGGTTTACACCGCCCAGGAGGTGGCGGCGGTGCAACATGTGCCCGGCCGCCTGGTGGCCAAGGTGGTCATGGCCATGGTGGACGGATCCCTGGTGGCCCTGGTCCTGCCGGCGCCCAACCGGGTGGACTTCGCCCGCCTGAAGGCCGCCCTGGGAGCCCGGGAGGCGCGTCTGGCCCGGGAGCAGGAGTTCGCCCACGTCTTCCCCGACTGCGAGGTGGGCGCCATGCCGCCGTTCGGCAACCTGTACAACGTGCCGGTGGTGGTGGACCGCCAGCTCACCGAAGATCCCTACATCGTCTTCAACGCCGGCACCCACCGGGAGACCATGAAGATCGCCTACGCGGACTTCGCCCGGCTGGCGTCCCCGCAGGTGGCCGACTTCTCCCTCAAGCCCTGA